The genomic DNA CTGATCCAACTAGGGCTGGTCGAAGTTAGGGATCGAGAGCCACACAATCAGTCACCTGTTGTAGAGATCCAAGCTCAATTAGAGCAGCTTAGCTGTGGTTAATCCAGCTCAAGGCTCTtgagctgagggggtgtcagaatatgggcatattttgggtggtggacaaaatccgggtgttcggagctgtggattctgtggatcagttaaattagtcagcgcgcacaatccaccgcgacccaactgatcgaacagcgttggacaacagaacacacgacatcagaccagaacaatacaatcgatcccaatcatattattatactattatccccgtctttgataacccatcacaatctgacatctctcttcttccctttaCCTCGGCCTATACCCTTCTCTGCAATAACCTCTGTTGTTTATTGTTCTCCTCTATTATAAACGGCTGACTCTAATAAAACTCTCTTATTAACCTATTCGTTTCTGTACACCCTAACCCCTACTTGCTCTAAAACTGTCTTACGAATCCCTCTATTAAATTTACTTTAACTCTCTGTTCTACTAACCTCCTATCTATCCCTATGCTACTCTATTCTTGCTTCCCTATACTAATCCTAACAACCTTGCTATAAATACCCTCGAAACTAACAATCTTTTATATCTGCTGTCTAATCTCCTCCGTATctattatcttcttattgCTTGTATACACACGTTATACCATTCGCTATACTAAACACAacctaaatacttcttcaactatctcctttgcctACTACCTCTTAGTTCTCTAATACTGTTGTATATTGTGTCGGCTCTGTCCTTCGCCTACCGCCGTCTATATACCGCATCGCATTATCTACTACCCTATATACCTCTATCACTATTCTGCGTCGGTAAACTTAAACTCTACCTACTGTATGCACGTCCAACACGGCCTGCCTCGTCTTACTACTGTTGCTTAAATACCCACTATGCATTATTGTACTGTACCTTAACTCTATCCTTATCCTTATTACTACTGCTGTTCTTGCTACTCTCTCTTTACTTGCTCTATatttttctttacttctctttctattttctttacttctctttctatttctttacttctccttctttctctttatcttttgcttcttatgtccttctctataaacttccttatctttctcttctttcttcttctacctatcttctattccctttactatactcctcttaaattatatcgggtttcttttattcttctttcttttctaacatctctttttaatattattgaaacataatctcttatatcttttttatttatatcttcttcttatgactctacttttatataaacttaatcttttcttctatcttcttattaatgtattcctaataacttgctctgtcttctactacaatcCTAATCCTTAAATCCTACTTAATTCTatgcttgatttctttcttaaacactatctaatatatactacaaactatacctgttttacctacctcatctatcgattatgaatctcaccaactttatactctcttttcgaatctttcttttctttgctttatacctgcatacttatttttaacataaataactcttctttaaacttttgctcttactatacccttactgtgcttattactcttactactgttactatctttgcctctattataattactcttgcttctaccacggctacggctgctattcttgtaacttttccttctatcgcgactatcactcttactgtctattcaattacggttacgggttctactattgcaactcccgctgttcctgccgtccttgctgcttttaacatgctcgttattactcctacggctactactacacctgtgtttactgccgcttctacaaatatcgccactgcggcccctacgcttcctattcttgctatccactccgtccttgctgctctcgccattccagctgctcctgctgtcctcgctgctcctgctctcgctaattacgctcctactatttccgcccttactgctcttactcctgcagcttttactcttaatgcgcctactcctacggttactgctcttattgctgctactcttaatgctctagctctcactgctattgctctcgctactctcgctattcttgctactactactgtccctgctgtcgccaacctcgcttctatcgctatccttactgcgaccactctccctgctcctattattttcgctgcttgtaacaccctcgttgctgccgcctttaaagctcctacccttgctactcctgctattcttactgctcctgctcctacggctcttacttctacgtcctgctcttgctactcttactcctaccgctcttactcctccgcattccgcaatcctccctattactgcttctgctctcgccacttcctctatctctactatccccgtccttcttgctgctctcgctttccccgctgttcccgctgtctctactgctctcttctgccccttacctcctacgcctcctccacctgcggtaactgcggtttcggcggccgctaccgctcctcttgtcgctgctcttactaccctcgctactttcgctttccttgctgctcttaatatcttcgctatcaatcctacggcttctgttctcgctgctcctgatactcttactatctctactgtccttactttgtcccttgtccttgtaacttgcactgctcttaatattcttattactactcctactacccctgcacctgttgccgcttctgcccctgctatccttgctgcttataatatccttacttctacctcttacctcttacagcttatatacacctccggctactgctattgctactgctactctcctactttcgctatcctcgctactcttactgtccttactatcctcgctgttcttactatcctcgctgtcctcattatcctcgctgcttccgctgtccttacaatcctcgctgtcctcgttgtcctcgctgcttccgctgtccttacaatcctcgctgtcctcgttgtcctcgctgcttccctcgctgtcctcgttgtcctcgctgcttccgctgtcctttctacccttactgcccttactatcctcgc from Pyrenophora tritici-repentis strain M4 chromosome 8, whole genome shotgun sequence includes the following:
- a CDS encoding ComEC, membrane metal-binding protein; the encoded protein is MLVITPTATTTPVFTAASTNIATAAPTLPILAIHSVLAALAIPAAPAVLAAPALANYAPTISALTALTPAAFTLNAPTPTVTALIAATLNALALTAIALATLAILATTTLLPLLLLLFLLLLLLRLLLLRPALATLTPTALTPPHSAILPITASALATSSISTIPVLLAALAFPAVPAVSTALFCPLPPTPPPPAVTAVSAAATAPLVAALTTLATFAFLAALNIFAINPTASVLAAPDTLTISTVLTLSLVLVTCTALNILITTPTTPAPVAASAPAILAAYNILTSTSYLLQLIYTSGYCYCYCYSPTFAILATLTVLTILAVLTILAVLIILAASAVLTILAVLVVLAASAVLTILAVLVVLAASLAVLVVLAASAVLSTLTALTILAVPAVLAIATINLIVNSLAVRPFLALPLLLLLSSQSSQSP